The region TTGAGCGTATCGATTCCATTCTCGATAAATTTGGGAAGATTAAGGATAACGCATCGCCAGAGTTGGCTAAAATTCGCTCGGCAATTGCTGCCAAGCAAGGTTCTGTTTCAAAGTTGGTTCAAAGCATTCTGAGGAATGCTCGTGAGCAAGGGGTTGTGGAGCAGGATGTAACTCCATCAATTCGCGAGGGTAGGGTAGTAATCCCTGTTTCGGCTGCCAATAAGCGCAAGCTTAAGGGGATTGTGCACGATGAGTCGGCGACAGGCAAGACCGTTTTTATTGAGCCCGTTGAGGTTGTTGAGTTGAATAACGAGATTCGAGAACTGGAGTACGACGAGCGTCGTGAGATTATAAGGATTTTGGTCGATTTTGCCGATAATATCCGGCCATATCTCCCTGAACTGTTGTCGGCATACAATTTTCTTGGAACTATCGATTTCATAAGGGCTAAGGCTTTGTTTGCAGTGGAGTATCACGGGGCTAAACCAATTCTGAAGAATTCAACAGGAACATACCTGCGCCAAGCAAAGCATCCAATTTTGCTGAAAAGTTTGAAACGTGAGGGCAAGGAGATTGTTCCACTCGATATTGAGGTTAATCAGCAGAACAGAATTCTTTTAATTTCTGGCCCAAATGCTGGAGGAAAATCGGTTTGTTTAAAAACCTTTGGTCTGCTACAGTATATGCTCCAGTGCGGGTTTTTGCCCTGTGCATTGGAGAACTCCGAAATGGGAATTTATCGTGGAATCTTTATCGATATTGGCGATGAGCAATCCATCGAAAACGATTTGAGTACCTATAGTTCTCATCTTCTCAATATGAAACATTTCCTCAGGAATGCTCAGAAGGAAACCTTGGTGCTGATTGATGAGTTTGGTGCTGGAACCGAGCCAATGGCTGGAGGTGCAATTGCCGAAGCAATTCTACAGCAGTTGTGTAATGTAGGGGCTTTTGGAGTTATCACAACTCACTATTCAAACCTAAAACACTTTGCTGCAAATACCGATGGTATTATTAATGGTGCAATGCTATTCGATAATGCTAAGATTGAGCCTTTGTTCAAGTTGGAGATTGGTAAGCCCGGAAGCAGTTTCGCCTTTGAAATTGCCCGTAAAATTGGCCTACCCGAAACAGTTCTAAACGATGCTGGTAGCAAAGTGGGGGAGGATTATATAACCTTTGAGAAGCATTTAAGGGAGATTTCACGCGATAAACGTTACTGGGAAAAGAAACGAGATAATATTAGGATAGCCAATAAAAAGACCGAGGAGTATCAGGATAAACTCGAAAAGGAGTTGGCTGTGCTAAAGGAGCAACGCAAGGAGATTTTGGCAAATGCCAAAAAGGAGGCGCAAGCAATACTTGCCGATGCCAACAAGCAAATAGAGAATACCATTCGTGCTATAAAGGAGGCCAATGCTGCCAAGGAGCAAACCAAGCAGGTGCGCGAGGAGTTGGATAAGTTCAAGAAGGAGGTTGAGGAGATTAATGTTCACGACGAGTCAATCGACCGTAAGATTGAGCAAATAAAACGCCGTCAGGAACAAAAACAGCAGCAAAAGAATGACCCAAAAGTTGTAGATTCAGTTCCCGAGAAGGAGGATTTGAAGGTTGTTGGGGTAGGCGATAAGGTTAGGATTGCAGGGCAAAGTCTTATGGGCGAGGTTGTATCGCTCTCAAATCAATCGGCATCGGTGGCATTTGGTAATATGATTACGGTTGTGCAGTTGGATAGGCTTGAGAAAATATCGACCAACGAGTTCCGTAAGGCAAACAAGACCGTGGAGCAGCCAAGCACCGGCGCGGGTTTCGATACCTATAAGCGCAGGCTAAACTTTAAGTCCGATATCGATATTCGTGGCTATCGTGCCGATGAGGCCATTGAGGCTGTTCAGGATTTAATTGACGATGCGTTGATGCTAAGTATTTCGCGTGTTAGGATTCTGCATGGTAAGGGGAATGGCATTTTGCGTCAGGTTATTCGCGATTACCTGCGTAATGCTCCCGGTGTTAAATCCTATGCCGATGAGCATATTGAGTTTGGTGGCTCTGGAATAACTGTTGTGGATGTTGATGTGTAGTGTTTGTTAAGTTATAAACCTCCATTGTTGAGCCGATTTCTTAACTTCTTTTATTCTGCCTGTACATTTTCAACTTTTTCATTAACTTAGTACCAAACAATGTGACATTTGGAACTTCTTGTTTACACTCGCAGAATAACCCCTCGTGTTGAGTATGCTTTCCGGTTTATTTTCAAGGATATACTCCGGTTGAACTATCGTATCACCACGTCAATAACCGAGGCTCAAAACTATTATGGTCCAATTCTTTCTTACTCTCATCAGCAGATAGGGAAGTCGGTTCAGATAATTCCTCATGGGTTGCTTACCGAAGATTGCATTAAGCATCATTCTTTTGAAGTGATTGATTGGAAGGGAATTCCTGCCTTCCCATTAACCGCACCCGATACGGAAACACCCTTTGATATTTTCTCGGCCTCTTTTTATTTGATTACAAGGTACGAAGAATACCCAAAATCGATATCTAATTTAGATAAACATAGTAGGTTTTGTTCTAGGGACTGTTTGGCTTCAAAGAATAAATTCTTAAATCTTCCTGTTGTTGATTTGTGGGCATTTAGGCTTTTGGAGATTTTGAGAGCAAGAAACTATAGTTTATCAAATAAGCCGCGGAAATTTAATCAGATCACTACGATTGATCTGGATTCGGCTTACGCGTTTAAGCATAAGGGAATTATAAGAGTTCTCCTGTCTGCTTTTAAGTCCGTTATTACAAAAGGTAAACCAGACTTTGTTAAAAGGTTTAAAGTATTGGCCGGATTAGAGCCCGATCCATTTGATATATACAACAATTTATACACAATTCTACCAGGTTCCCCGCAGACCATCTGGTTTGTTCATGCAGGTAAGTGGGGAAAATACGATAAGCCAATTCCAATATCTACACCTGCAATGAAAGCTTTAGTTGGAACGTTATCCGAAAAATATAGAGTTGGTATACATCCATCGTATAGTTCATTTATGAATGAGCCCAAAACCCGAGAAGAACTTGCTGATTTGGTGAATGCTTTAGATCAAGCGGTGGCATGTAGCCGTCAGCATTATATTAGATTAAGACTTCCAGCATCGTATAGAATGCTAACTAAAATGGGAATAACAGAGGACTACTCAATGGGGTATCCCAATACAGTAGGCTTTCGGGCAGGAACTTGTACACCATTTGTATTCTACGATTTGATATCGGAGCAACCTGTTAACCTAAAGGTTTTCCCATTTCAGGTAATGGACTCCATTTTTGTTAATGAAAAAATATCGCCAGAAAAGGCAAGGGAAATTATCTTGGGTTTGATTGAAGCGGTAAGAAGGGTTGATGGTACGTTTATTAGTGTTTGGCATGTGGATTATTTATCGGGGTATGGGCAGTCTGATGGATGGTTTTCTCTATTGAAAGATGTCCTTAACGATTTAAATCTTGGTAATGGTAAGAATTCTTCAGTAAAAAATGATTAGTTACCTTAATAATAGCGAGATAGATAAAGATAGATGGGATGAATGCGTTAATTCATCTAATGTTGGAGTACCCTATGCCCTTTCTTGGTATTTAGATCTGGCTTCGCCAAATTGGGATGCTCTTGTGCTAAATAATTACGATGCGGTTATGCCTTTGCCAAATAGACGAAAAATGGGTGTGCGTTATTTATATAGCCCCATAATGTGTCAACAACTTGGCGTTTTTTCAAAATATAATTCCGAGAGTTTTATTGTTAATGATTTTATTGGAGCGATTCCTTCGAAATTCAAGTGGATTGAGATCAATCTCAATAAAACCAATTCGGTTAAATTAGCCTTTTCAGGAATGCATGTGTCTGAGAAAACAAATCATGTCTTGAAATTAAATAAAAGTTATGAGCAGATTTTCAGCCATTACAACAAGAGTCATATTAAAAATATCTTCAGGGCTAAAAAGAATGGAATAAGTATTTTGGTCGACAGTCTTACTGTTTCAGAGTTTTTTGATCTAAAAATGAAGAGTTTTAGTAAACAGAACGTTTTTTTGAAGCAGTATCAAAAAGATAACTACTATAATTTACTTAATACGCTGGGTAAAAAAGGATATCTCAAAATCTATACTGCTTATTCTGATTTTGAGATTGTGGGAAGTGCCGTATTTATAGTAATTGACAATTGGTGTACACTCCAGTCATTTAATACTTCGAAGGGGAAGATTTTATCTGCTGGTTACTTAATAGTTGATCGGTTTATCAATGATCACTCAAGTAGTGGTTTGACTTTAGATTTTATGGGCTCGAATATCAAAGGAATTGCATTTCATAACTTGGGTTTTGGTAGTGCTGAAGATAAATATCTCTTTATTA is a window of Tenuifilaceae bacterium CYCD DNA encoding:
- the mutS2 gene encoding endonuclease MutS2; amino-acid sequence: MVNTYPDTFEQKVGFDKVRELVAAKCLCPLGAAKVTAAEFLYDFESIERMINQVDEMKSICLMENSFPIENYYDLTPSLNKISKVGTWLDEVELQNLKRSLETIKSILTFLKKVSEKYPNIAELAKTVAYYPYVVERIDSILDKFGKIKDNASPELAKIRSAIAAKQGSVSKLVQSILRNAREQGVVEQDVTPSIREGRVVIPVSAANKRKLKGIVHDESATGKTVFIEPVEVVELNNEIRELEYDERREIIRILVDFADNIRPYLPELLSAYNFLGTIDFIRAKALFAVEYHGAKPILKNSTGTYLRQAKHPILLKSLKREGKEIVPLDIEVNQQNRILLISGPNAGGKSVCLKTFGLLQYMLQCGFLPCALENSEMGIYRGIFIDIGDEQSIENDLSTYSSHLLNMKHFLRNAQKETLVLIDEFGAGTEPMAGGAIAEAILQQLCNVGAFGVITTHYSNLKHFAANTDGIINGAMLFDNAKIEPLFKLEIGKPGSSFAFEIARKIGLPETVLNDAGSKVGEDYITFEKHLREISRDKRYWEKKRDNIRIANKKTEEYQDKLEKELAVLKEQRKEILANAKKEAQAILADANKQIENTIRAIKEANAAKEQTKQVREELDKFKKEVEEINVHDESIDRKIEQIKRRQEQKQQQKNDPKVVDSVPEKEDLKVVGVGDKVRIAGQSLMGEVVSLSNQSASVAFGNMITVVQLDRLEKISTNEFRKANKTVEQPSTGAGFDTYKRRLNFKSDIDIRGYRADEAIEAVQDLIDDALMLSISRVRILHGKGNGILRQVIRDYLRNAPGVKSYADEHIEFGGSGITVVDVDV